Genomic window (Escherichia fergusonii ATCC 35469):
TTTCAACAAACCAGCGATGCCATCCAGATAGTTGCTATCCTCTTTTTGCTTTTCGCTACTGAGTCCCAGTTTTTCCAGCACCTGATTTTTGACATTTTCAGCATCGGTAACGGAAGCCAGTTTTTGCTTCACGCAGTATTGCAGAATACCCGCTACGTTATTCATATTGCCTGAGCTGAGTGCCTGATTGTCGCCATTAAGCAGGCCCGTTAGCGTGGCAAGAGAAAGCCCGCCTTGTTGTCCAGACGAGGTGTTTTGCTTATTCAGTTCACTGGCGGCGCTGGCAAGAGAATCTTTCCATGACGCAGCAAAAGTACTGGTGCTTAATAATGCACTGGCGGCAAACGCGCAGCACAGCAGATATTTTGTTGTTTTCATCCTGATGACTCTTTGTGTTGTTGCTTCTGGCGCAACGGCGCGCCAGAGAATTAATATTCTTTACCGGTCACACGGCTGCGGTAACTTTCCCAGTTGAAGATCACCCATAAGCTATTGCCCAGGCGCATACGATCCATCACGCGTTCGCCAAGTAGCTTTGTCATCTCTTCCATATTGCTGTTGGTTAACATTCCGGTTGGACGCTTGGAGGATGAGCGGCGATCCACGATCTGGTTAATGATCACTTTTTCATAGCGCGATTCAGTTTGTACCCCGATCTCGTCGATCACGAGTAGATCGACATTACTGAGATCATTAAGCAGTTGTTCTTCCGTTGTTTCACGATTTGTAAAGGTGTCTTTCATAGCAGACATAATGTCTGCAACGGTAATGATTAATACCGATTTCCCACGTAGCAGCAGTTCATTACAGATTGCCGCCGCCAGGTGGTTTTTACCTGTTCCCGGTTTGCCAGAGAAGATAAAGCTGGCGATGTTACCGTCAAACTCTTCCACATACTGTCGTGCTTTGCTCAGAGCGTTCATTTGCCCTTCGCACTCCACAACGTAGTTTTCAAACGAACAGTTTTGATGCAAAGGACGAATACCTGAACGGTTGAAGGTACGCTGCATTTTCATCGCCCGGTTTTCTCGAGCCAGGGCGGCGGCACGGATCGCGCCCTGTTCTTTCTGCCAGGCCAGCAGTTCTTCACCTGTGGTAAAAGCAGGCTTGATATGCTCAGGCATCATCTTTTGCAGACGTTTCATCAGATCGCCAACGTTTTTCATGGTCATCCTCTAAAACCGGGTGGAATTTGATTGTCAGGTTCACTGACCGTGTTTACATCTCGTTTCGGCATACCGCCATTGCTGGCCCGGCTGATTTGGACACTGCGTGCCAGCTTTTGTTGCCACTGTACATGATGAAAAACTTTCCCTTCCGCCTGCCAGTAAGCAACAAAAGAAGCCAGTTCTGCCGCTGTGACGGGTTCTCTTAATGCAACACCCCATAGTGCCGCCAGTCGCTGAAAATCAGCATCTGGCTGCCAGTCGGCATACATGGCAAATTTCCCCATCGGCACTGCAACAGGAGTAGATTGTGGTTCTTCAAACAACTGCGCATCCAACGCGACATCACTACCTGGTTGCGATAATTTTTCTTCAAGTGCCAGCAATGCCGCCAGACGATCTGGGGTGATGGCGTAAAAGGCGGGAGCATTATTGGCAAATACCGCTACCGTACCACTCGCAGATTTGGCCAGCACGGCAGCATGATCCTGTACCAGGGCGTCAATGCCGATAACGTCCGGGGTCAAAATTCTGGAAGACATACTATTTCTCAAAAGTGGAATAACACACGAGAAGGGAGATCTACTAATAGTATCACACAGAAGACAGAGATCGGCAGGATGCTGCGCCGATCTCCAACATCACGTCGTTATACCCGTGGGCGTTTGCGATACAACCATAGCCCTGGTACAGAGAGGCCAATAGAAAGCGCCCCGACGATAGAAGAGGCTTTCAGGAAATTGGTTAACAGGGTAATCATTAATGTTTCGCTGTACCCAAAATGGCTAATTTGTACTGCCGATATCATCGCTGTATACGCCGGAATACCTGGAAACATCGGAATCACTGCTGCCACAGTAAAAACCTTTGGATGCGCGAGATACCAGCGCGACCACTGAATACCGATACTGCCAACCAACAGTGAGGCCATAAATGTTGACCATTCAATATTGAAATCAGCAGCCATCATAATCATCCGCGAACCATGACCAATGGCACCGAGGAGCCCACACCATGGCAGTGCCCGATGCGGCACATTAAACACCATGGCAAAGCCGATGGCAGGAATTGCCGCCAGAATCATGTCTTGCATTAGTGCAAGCAGAAAATCAATCACACCCATCCGCGAAGTCCCCATGCAGTTAATGCCATGACTACCCCCACACACGTTGCCAGCGTTAGCAAACTGGCGATTGCCCAACGCGCAAGACCTGTATTGATATGCCCTTTAAACATATCAGCGACAGAGTTGATTAACGGAAAGCCCGGCACCAGAAGCAACACACTGGCTGCCATCGCAATATTGGGCGTGTGGCTGAACATGGGGAGATTTAATAACAAACCCGAAATAGTGGTGGCGATAAAAGCTGTAATACAAAAGGTAATTTGGGGATGAAGGTGTCGTTGTGCCAGTGTCAGTCGTATATACATCGCTATCAGGCTGGCAAAAAATGTTACGACTGCGCCATCCCAACCCCCATTATTCAATTTACAAAAGCAGGCGCAGGAAAGACCGACCATGAATGCAACCAGCCATCGTGGATAGCGTAATGGTTTTATTTGACTGAAACGTCTCTCCACCCCTTTGTAATCCAGCAACTTGTGTTCTGCGAGGATGACGATGTGTTGTACCTCTGTCACCACGTGCATATTTATACCGTGATCCTGGTTTTTACGGGTGGTGGTCAGGCAGTGCCCATCTTTAATGGTCGTCAGGACGATTGCGTTAGATGAGATTGCGCTTTCCACGCTGTCCATACCCAGCGCCCGACCAAGGCGGGTAGAGAGCTCCTCAACCAGTGCGCTTTCCGCACCATGTTGCAGCAAAAAAAGCCCGCACTGAATACATAATCGTGTGATCGACCGTTGTAACGATTGCTCTGTTTGCATGACTCACTCTGTTGTAAATCGCGATGACGTCTCGCCGGGTAGCAAAAGGCTTCTTTGTATCATGAAGCGTAACGACGGAGCCCACGTAAAAGATCAAATTTGCGGCGGAAAAATAAGCGTTCTGTGCAAAATCAGAACATGACCTGTGCCACAAAACGTACAAATTGGTGAAAAGTCCAAAAACTGTCGTCGATTTGCCCTTCTTTTTTTCTCCAGCTTCTCAAAAATGCAACATGAAACTTTCATTAAACATTATTAATACAAATAATTAACCATATGTGGAGGATTGATGAAAACTCAGGTGACTATTATAGGCGCAGGGCCTTCCGGGCTGTTATTGGGGCAGTTGTTGCATAAAGCGGGTATCCGCACCCTGATTATTGAGCGGCAAACACCAGAATATGTGCTTGGGCGGATTCGGGCCGGGA
Coding sequences:
- the dnaC gene encoding DNA replication protein DnaC translates to MKNVGDLMKRLQKMMPEHIKPAFTTGEELLAWQKEQGAIRAAALARENRAMKMQRTFNRSGIRPLHQNCSFENYVVECEGQMNALSKARQYVEEFDGNIASFIFSGKPGTGKNHLAAAICNELLLRGKSVLIITVADIMSAMKDTFTNRETTEEQLLNDLSNVDLLVIDEIGVQTESRYEKVIINQIVDRRSSSKRPTGMLTNSNMEEMTKLLGERVMDRMRLGNSLWVIFNWESYRSRVTGKEY
- a CDS encoding threonine/serine exporter — translated: MGVIDFLLALMQDMILAAIPAIGFAMVFNVPHRALPWCGLLGAIGHGSRMIMMAADFNIEWSTFMASLLVGSIGIQWSRWYLAHPKVFTVAAVIPMFPGIPAYTAMISAVQISHFGYSETLMITLLTNFLKASSIVGALSIGLSVPGLWLYRKRPRV
- a CDS encoding DUF2501 domain-containing protein, whose translation is MKTTKYLLCCAFAASALLSTSTFAASWKDSLASAASELNKQNTSSGQQGGLSLATLTGLLNGDNQALSSGNMNNVAGILQYCVKQKLASVTDAENVKNQVLEKLGLSSEKQKEDSNYLDGIAGLLKTKDGQQLNLDNIGSTPLAEKVKTKACDLVLKQGLNFIS
- the dnaT gene encoding primosomal protein DnaT; translation: MSSRILTPDVIGIDALVQDHAAVLAKSASGTVAVFANNAPAFYAITPDRLAALLALEEKLSQPGSDVALDAQLFEEPQSTPVAVPMGKFAMYADWQPDADFQRLAALWGVALREPVTAAELASFVAYWQAEGKVFHHVQWQQKLARSVQISRASNGGMPKRDVNTVSEPDNQIPPGFRG
- a CDS encoding threonine/serine ThrE exporter family protein — translated: MQTEQSLQRSITRLCIQCGLFLLQHGAESALVEELSTRLGRALGMDSVESAISSNAIVLTTIKDGHCLTTTRKNQDHGINMHVVTEVQHIVILAEHKLLDYKGVERRFSQIKPLRYPRWLVAFMVGLSCACFCKLNNGGWDGAVVTFFASLIAMYIRLTLAQRHLHPQITFCITAFIATTISGLLLNLPMFSHTPNIAMAASVLLLVPGFPLINSVADMFKGHINTGLARWAIASLLTLATCVGVVMALTAWGLRGWV